DNA from Hwangdonia lutea:
TCGATTCATAAAAAAGATAAGTTCAGGAAAATCGCAATCGGCATTACAAATGTTTCATTTAAACAAATTTACCGATGCTCTTGAACTGCCCGAGTTTTTAGAACCTTGTTTAAAAGGCATCCATGTTGGTTTATTGTCGGAAGCTGGTTGCCCAGGTGTTGCAGATCCTGGGGCCGATGTTGTGAAACTTGCCCATCAAAAAAACATAAAAGTTATTCCTTTAGTTGGCCCATCTTCCATTTTGATGGCGATGATGAGTTCAGGAATGAACGGACAAAGTTTCGTCTTTAATGGCTACTTGCCTATTGATAGGGCCGAAAGAAAAAAAGAAATAAAACGTTTGGAGCGCTTATCGTTCGAGCAAAACCAATCGCAAATTTTTATTGAAACGCCTTACCGAAATAATAAAATGATTGAGGATTTAAGCCATGTTTTAGACAGCAACACGGATATATGTGTGGCTTGCGATATTACACTGCCTACCGAGTTTATTAAAACCCAAAACGCAAATGCCTGGAAAAAAAATATGGTAGACTTTCATAAAAGACCTACCATATTCATTATTCATAAAAGCTAGCTTCACTTAACTAAAATGCATTAAAGCTTGTTTCGGTTATATCGCTTTAGCTTTTCTATCTGGTTTTACAAATGAGGTATCGTAACCCGAAAAACGTTTCATATAATATTGAACGGTTGTGCCGTAACCATCAGTAAAATTATCTAAACCGTAGCTTCTTAAATATTTTTTTACACTACCGGGACCGGCCAAATGTGCTGCCGCCAAAATCCCAGATTCTGTTACAACAACACCGTTAATTCGTTTTCCAACGAAGTTTTTAATGTCACGTCGTAAAATCCATTTGTTGCGCGCTGCGTTTGCTATAAATGCTTTTTCTTGAAGGGCAGGGTTTTTTAAAAATTTCGAAGGATTGTGAATACCTATCAATTTTAACGTAGAAGCACCAAATTGATATTTCCCCAAATACCCAAAAGTGTTTACCGAAAAATAATCGCCTCCAGATTCTTTAAAAGCCAAAGCTTCTTTAAAACCTACAAATGATTTCCCCAGGTAAGGAGCGAATGATTCAGTAGCATCATTTAATGCCAATGCATCATCATTAATATTAGCATCTACACCTACGGTGTAGTCTAAAACCAAACCTTCAGTTGAATACTTTCCCAAATCTATCGTTTCATCAGATGAAAACGAGCTATACAATAGAATACATATTGTAAGTGCGAGGGTTAAGTAACTTGCAATACTTTTTCTCATAAATTTTAAATTTCTTCAGTGTAATTTAATTTAAAGTACACCTGAAAATTTGAGCGTGCAAAATTAGGCTTTTTTTTAATTAATTCAAAATTAATCGATTATATGTTATTTTTAGTAGTACAATAGATGAAATACACAGCCTTTTTTATTGAATTCTAAGGCTGGAAATGGCATCTTTAAGACGTTAAAAACATTAAAAACAGATTTCAAAAAACGTGAGTTAGTCCTAATTTTATTCAAATTTACATCAAAACTCAAATAGAATTGACGTTGCCTATTTTTATTTGTTAACATACTGTTGTCAACATCTTTAACCCCTTGTAACATCCCGTCAGCACTATAACCAACAGCTATGTTTAACCATTTTGGGATTTTACTTTGTTTGAAAAAATCGTGCAGATTTACACTTAACCAATAGGTTTGTCCGTTATAATCTTTTAAAACTTCCTCTAAAAAACTACTCCCTAATTTATCCGGTGCTTGCGATGCGTATTTTGTTTGATGAAAAGAAAATTTTAAATGAATGCGTTGTTCGTTCCAAAGTAATTCTTGACCCACATATAAGCCCGTTCCGGAAGCATTTGCAACAATATCGCCCCAAGAAAAACCCCATTCTTCGGAAAATCCGTCTAAAATTTCAACCGTTGTTAGGAACCCAAACCCCAAAGTTGCGCCATAAATTAGTTGGTCTTTTTTGCTTACACCACTCCAATGTAAAGCCTGCGCTCCAAACCTCCCGATTTGATAGGAGGCGAAAACATGTCCCATTTTATCCATTTGTAACCATTCGTTATTATCATTAATGGTATGGAACTTAGAGCGTTCAAAGTCTGAATACCACAATTGGTTTAAGCCAATTAAGGTAATACCAGCCATAGAAGCTTGAGTAGCTACCACGGCATTTCTTCTGGGTTTATTTAAGGTATCACTTGGTGTTAAAAAAGAATCGAGCTTGGTTTGGGAAAAAGAAAATGAAGATACAAAAACAATAAAAATCAGATATTTAATGGGTTGATATACCACTATCGTCTTATCCCCGTTTTGTTTATCCATCTAATATATTCTTGCCTATTTCGGTTATGCTGCGTTAAAGTTTTAGCAAATTTATGATAACCAAAATTTTCAACATTTACCACAAAATAATAATAGTTATGCTTTTCGTAATTTAAAACGCCATCAATGGACGATACATCTGGCATGGTTATTAAACCAGGAGGCAAACCAGCGTATTTATATGTATTGTATGGCGAATCTATTTCTAAATCTTTAAAAAGCACACGTTTTATAACCTGCTCAAAATCACCGGATTTTTTCTTTAAGGCGTAAATTACCGTAGGATCAGCCTGCAAAGGCATTCCCTTTTTTAATCTGTTTACATAAACCCCGGCTACACGTGGCCGCTCATCTACTTTTGCGGTTTCTTTTTGAACAATTGAAGCCAGTGCCATGACTTCATCCTGCGATAAACCCAGGGCTTTTGCCTTAGCTTTTCTGGAACCGTTCCAAAAACGGTTGTATTCCTTTAGCATTCGACTGGTAAATTTTTCAGCTGAAGTATTCCAAAAAAACTCATAACTATTAGGAATATACATGCCTAAAGCCGTTTCTTCCGTAAAATGGTGTTCAGCCATAAAAGCTTCATCTTTCATAGCGTTTAAGAGCGACAAACTATCAGCTTCAATTTGCGTTGCCACACGACCCGCCAATTTTTCAAGGGTTTCTTGATTGTTAAAAGATACTTTAACCGGGATATTATTACTTCGGATTGAATTAATAATATCATTGTTATTCATATCCTTTTTTATAGCATATCGACCAGCCTTGACATTATTGACATATTTTTTTTGTTCTGCCAGAGCATCAAACTTGTCAATATCCTTAAGAAGTGGCACTAATTGCTCACGTACATTATCGTATGTATCGGTAGACTTTACATAAATATAAGCCGTATCGTTATTAAAGGCTGTGTTTGGCACAAACATGGTGTTATACACATAATATGCAAAAATGGCAGCCACAGCTAACCCAATAAATACAATGGCTAAGAGAATTTTTTTAATGTACATTTAATTATTTATAAGCTGAAATAAGTATTCGTTTTTATAAGAACCATTAACGTAGTTCCATTCTTTTTTTAACCCCACTTCCTTAAACCCTTGGGTTTTAAAAAGTTTGATACTGGTTTTGTTTTCTTCAGAAATATTACAGTATAGCTGATGTAATCCTAAATGCGTAAAGCTGTATTTAATCAACAATTGCAAGGCTTCGCTACCGTAACCCTTTTTTCTATCGGTATCATCCTTTATTAAAATACCAACCCCTGCCCGCTTGTTTTTAAAATCGAAATCGAATAAATCAATCAATCCTAAAGCGTCTTCATTGTAACTTGTAACCACCAACCGCAATTGCTTTACCTCAAAAATGTCTTTTTGCCCGTGCTCTAAATACTGCTTGATTAGGTATCGAGAATATGGCGTTTGTGTATTGCTAATTTCCCAAACCGATTCGTCGTTTTCAATAGCGTATA
Protein-coding regions in this window:
- a CDS encoding SAM-dependent methyltransferase → MENQLGHLYLIPTTLGDTAPLEVLPMSVKKVIEDVNTYIVENEKTARRFIKKISSGKSQSALQMFHLNKFTDALELPEFLEPCLKGIHVGLLSEAGCPGVADPGADVVKLAHQKNIKVIPLVGPSSILMAMMSSGMNGQSFVFNGYLPIDRAERKKEIKRLERLSFEQNQSQIFIETPYRNNKMIEDLSHVLDSNTDICVACDITLPTEFIKTQNANAWKKNMVDFHKRPTIFIIHKS
- a CDS encoding GNAT family N-acetyltransferase — its product is MITLKGKNIYLRALEPEDLEFIYAIENDESVWEISNTQTPYSRYLIKQYLEHGQKDIFEVKQLRLVVTSYNEDALGLIDLFDFDFKNKRAGVGILIKDDTDRKKGYGSEALQLLIKYSFTHLGLHQLYCNISEENKTSIKLFKTQGFKEVGLKKEWNYVNGSYKNEYLFQLINN
- the mltG gene encoding endolytic transglycosylase MltG — its product is MYIKKILLAIVFIGLAVAAIFAYYVYNTMFVPNTAFNNDTAYIYVKSTDTYDNVREQLVPLLKDIDKFDALAEQKKYVNNVKAGRYAIKKDMNNNDIINSIRSNNIPVKVSFNNQETLEKLAGRVATQIEADSLSLLNAMKDEAFMAEHHFTEETALGMYIPNSYEFFWNTSAEKFTSRMLKEYNRFWNGSRKAKAKALGLSQDEVMALASIVQKETAKVDERPRVAGVYVNRLKKGMPLQADPTVIYALKKKSGDFEQVIKRVLFKDLEIDSPYNTYKYAGLPPGLITMPDVSSIDGVLNYEKHNYYYFVVNVENFGYHKFAKTLTQHNRNRQEYIRWINKTGIRR
- a CDS encoding peptidoglycan-binding protein LysM, with product MRKSIASYLTLALTICILLYSSFSSDETIDLGKYSTEGLVLDYTVGVDANINDDALALNDATESFAPYLGKSFVGFKEALAFKESGGDYFSVNTFGYLGKYQFGASTLKLIGIHNPSKFLKNPALQEKAFIANAARNKWILRRDIKNFVGKRINGVVVTESGILAAAHLAGPGSVKKYLRSYGLDNFTDGYGTTVQYYMKRFSGYDTSFVKPDRKAKAI
- a CDS encoding DUF2279 domain-containing protein codes for the protein MDKQNGDKTIVVYQPIKYLIFIVFVSSFSFSQTKLDSFLTPSDTLNKPRRNAVVATQASMAGITLIGLNQLWYSDFERSKFHTINDNNEWLQMDKMGHVFASYQIGRFGAQALHWSGVSKKDQLIYGATLGFGFLTTVEILDGFSEEWGFSWGDIVANASGTGLYVGQELLWNEQRIHLKFSFHQTKYASQAPDKLGSSFLEEVLKDYNGQTYWLSVNLHDFFKQSKIPKWLNIAVGYSADGMLQGVKDVDNSMLTNKNRQRQFYLSFDVNLNKIRTNSRFLKSVFNVFNVLKMPFPALEFNKKGCVFHLLYY